TGTTTTAGGTATTATTTGTGGCCAAATTCCTTTTTGGGGAATCATAATAGGCGCAGTTTTATCAATAACAAGTACACTTATAGGTTTTAAGGCCGTTAACCATAAAACAGTGGAAACAATATATGAGATCCACACTAAAAATTAACCAGCAAAGATTTCCGGATCACGGGAGTCTTTTTTTATATCAAAAAATAAATAAGCCATCAGTATTTTCATACTGACAGCTCGCCCCCAGAAGTCCCTCGATTCCAAGTGCTAGACAACATCTTGATCTTATTATAACATATTTTGAAGCGATATATGTTATATGCTATAATAATAATTAAGCCAGCAGGTTGCGACTGCTGGCAGACCGGAAAACCTCCTAGAACTAACGAAAGGAGGTGAATGCTAATGGATTTGTATAAAATCATCATGCTGATATTAGCATTTCTCCAGTTAATTCTGGAAATAATGGACAAGCTATTGTAATATAAAATAGTCTTCAATTATTGCCTTCAGGAGATAGTACGGTCATCAGACTGGTTAAGTGGTAGCGCACTTAATCAGTCTTTTTATATTATTTATTTGTTACCTAGATTTATGCATCAAACATTGAATTTCAATGCTTGCTCCTTGTAAGCATATTATAACACTCTATGTTGTAAAACGTCAAGACGTCTTCTATTATTCAATTATATTTGGAGTTATTTCATTATATATCAAAATCATTAACCCTCCCATAATTACTATACCCAATAACCCTATTATCATAACAATTAATCCTAATATTGATAGCATTTACTTATTCACCTCTGGGGTGTATTCTTCCCAAAAGATTGGAAATAATACCCGTAAGGCTTAATATTTATATCCTATTTATAATTATTTATTATATCTCGAAATTCAGCCAGACCAAATGGGGATTTATCCTCTAATATTTGAAATTCATCCTAAAGTTGATATAAAAATAAGACCAGCTTCACTGATCTGCAAGCTAAATTATATTAAATGTGATTTATTAGACTATGAAATCAAGATTACAAACTAATATAAGCATAATAAAAATACTATATCTAAAATTAGACATAGTTACCCCTGGGATTTATTGAATTAATTTTTAATTGTCGATTAGTATTGGGCTACTAACGCTCCATTTCTGGCTCTTTGTAGCAGGTGTCTCAAGTATCCAGCCGATCCAGAATAAGACTTGTCCAAATTATCATTATCAATGTTCTGCTTAACGATCAACAGTTCTCTCTCGGTATATTCATCCATCAAATCTATAGCAGATTTAAAGTTTAACGCACAGAGTTTGATATCTAAGCGTTCAAATATATTTTTGATATGATTATATAGGTGGTGTGATTTATAGCTTTCTAGTTTATTTTGAACGTTTTCAATTATACCTAGAGTTGCATTATTGAAAGATACTTTAAGACTATTCCAACTTCTCCAGAACCCTTTCTTAACTTCTTTTATAGCTGTAAAGAATTTATCTGTTAATGATCTCGCTAGTTCAATAACTTCTTTATAGCAATCAGCATTAACCATTTTTCTGATATGTCCCAGACTTAAGTCTGATTTCGATTTATTTTTTGGACTATGTAAATTTCTACACATGTATAGCCATTGTATTCTCAGTTGTTTCAATTTCATATGACTAACATCTTTCATTACTTCCTCAGGAACTACAAATCCCCCGGATTTGAAATTATAGTTATTAATAGTATAAATATACGGCTTAACATTACGATTGATTGTAATTAATCCTAAACCTTCTAGCTTGTCTAATCCATTTCTAACATTTCTGCTATCGCTATAACCATAATAATGCGCCATATCAGAAGTAGTTAATCCAATTATGCGACCATTTTTATTGCTGTGCTTACACAATATGTAGAAAGCTGAATACATTGATTTAGAGCTGAATTTGAGCTTGTTTAAATCATATAAGTTGCGAGGAATCAATACTCCATTTTTAAAATGATCTATATCTTTTGTATTCTCTATATTCACTTCTGGAACTTTTGGAGCCTTGACAATCTCCTCCTTTTGAATGCTCTTAGTGCTAGTATATTTTTTAGCTCTATTTTCTAATTGATCGATAGCTTGTCTATATTCTTGGTCTGTAATTTGCTTATTGACCCATAAATTACCTAGTTTCTTTTTAGCCTGTTCGATTTTTGTTGACATAAAAAATAACCTCCCCAGATTTTCTGAGCAGGTTCCCGAGCTTAAATATTATCTTGTAAGATATTTCTAGTTAATTATATCTTGACAAGTTTGTCTTGTATCTGATAATATATAGATACAAATTGATATTTAAGGTTTCGATTGGTTGGTAGCCATTTTTTTTGGGAACCTACTTCATAACCCTTGTGTTCCAGCACAAAGGGTTTTTTCTTTTTTTGTATGTTTTTAATCAAAAATTATGTAAACTTATAAATAATTATATAGCAAAAATTTGAATTAGTCAACTTACTATTATAAACATTATTCACAACAATACATAGTCTTTTATGACCACGAGAAAAACCCACCCTGTAAGAGTGGATTCAAAATAAATATATAACAGCAAGTATTGAAATCAACAAAATAGATCCTCCTATTATTGATTTCCTTTTTAATTCATTCCCTTCAGCTCCAGAAATAAATTTTATAAAAATTGATATTAATCCTAATATAGTTAAATGTTCAATTATAAAAAATAAATCATCCGTTATCATTATTTCACCTCTTTAGTTTTTAATCCAAACTTGCTCCAATCAAATTTAAAGTCTGCTTTATGTTGTCTAAGAGCAGAATTAACTTGCTTCAATGCTTCCGCTCGCATTTTCTTGGGTGGATAATCATTTCTACTTAGTGCAGATCTAAAAGTTGACTCTGCCACTCCTGCCTCTTCTGCTATATCAGATAGCTCTCTAAATGGATTTTCTAAGAATAACTGTATTGCTTTTTCTGTTTTACTCATATATATTATTCATCTCCTTTCCTTTAAATTTTAGCCCTCTGAGGATGACCCCAGAGGGTCTATATTATTTCTTTAAGTTTACAACAATCATAAGGACACCAACAGCTAACAGCAATCCCCCAAGTGTCCACTCCTTGCCTATTAAAAATGAGATACCAGCAACAACAAAAAATAACTTTGTTAATGTTGAAGTTTTCTTGTTCATGGCATATAATGAGATTAAGAGTTGGTAGATTGAGAGGAGGAAAACCTCCCCTCTTTAGATTTACTTTTTATTATCAAAGTAAATCTTAATTGTTAGCAAACCGACTGCAATCGTCACTAACTTAGAAACCACATCTACCAGCTCTGAAAAACTCATATGTACTCACCCCCTTTCCTCATGTTCTATATATATTATACAACACAATTTGTGTTATGTCAAGTAAATATCAAAATTATTTTGAATATTACTATAAATATTGGGTATAATTTAATATTAACTTGGTTTAACATTTAATATAGACTGCTGGGGCTTATGCCCTGGCTTTTTTATTTAAAATAGTTTAATATAAATTTAACATTTATAATAATAGTTTTTTAATATAACCTTAATACAAAACTATTAAATTAATATATCTTTCATTGCAATTATAATTTATATTTAATGTTATTACAGTTAAGATTAATATTAACTTTATATTAGAAATACACTATATAACATAATTTTAATAGATTTTTTAATGGTTTAACTATTGACCTTTTATTAAATTGCCATTATAATAGATGGTGTAAATGTAATATAAAAGGAGGAATTATAAATGAGTAAACATATTATGGTCGATTTTGGACATAGCGGGCTAAAAGCTGGAGATGGAGAACAAGAAATATTTATCCCTTCAGTGATCTCTAATGATATTTTTATGAAAAGAGATAAAAGTTTCTTTGATAATTTCGATGAGTTGAATAATTTAGTTGTAGAATATGAAGGAGTAGAATACGCTGTAGGTAATCTTGCTATAGACAAAGGTGGAAATCACAAAATAAGCGATGACGCTTCCACAAGTAAGTATGCAGAAAGATTAATTGTGTCTGCCTTGGCTTATCTCTGTAAAGACAATGATGAAATTAATTTAATGCTTAACCTTCCGGCTACTCACTTTAGAAATAAAAAAGAGTTAGTGAGTAAGTTTGAAGAGGATAATGTAAAAATCGGATTATACGATTACGATAAAAAAGAAATAGTACATAAAAACATA
The nucleotide sequence above comes from Orenia marismortui DSM 5156. Encoded proteins:
- a CDS encoding helix-turn-helix domain-containing protein translates to MSKTEKAIQLFLENPFRELSDIAEEAGVAESTFRSALSRNDYPPKKMRAEALKQVNSALRQHKADFKFDWSKFGLKTKEVK